A portion of the Coleofasciculus sp. FACHB-T130 genome contains these proteins:
- a CDS encoding non-ribosomal peptide synthetase: MVDFCQDFPENPPKKIATLADLLRYRAVNEPEKLAFTFLQDGEISAENLTYRELDRRSRAIASQLQAMGLSGERALLLYPPGLDYLAAFFGCLYAGAIAVPAYPPRNQRNTPRIQAILQDAQAKIALTTTAIFAKVRSLLAQKTEPNDIQWLTTDNLANGIEENWEPPSIHQDTLAFLQYTSGSTGTPKGVMLSHGNLLHNAAMTYRLMEHAPSSKFVSWLPIYHDMGLIGGVLQPLYGGFPCYLMSPASFLLSPYRWLKAISDYQGTTSGGPNFAYELCVQKITPEQKETLDLSRWSVAFNGAEPIRQDTLERFADAFASCGFLKTAFYPCYGMAEATLIVSGGVKAAVAVTKTVQKTALERNQVIDADDDDNSQPLVGCGNTLPEQEIVIANPETLTRCAPDEIGEIWVSGPSVGHGYWNRPEETVQTFRAYLADTDEKPFLRTGDLGFLHNGELFITGRAKDLIIIRGRNLYPQDIERTAECSHPGLRSGSGAAFAVEVGNEERLVVVQEVEFRSKPNVEEVTAAIRQAVAEEHEIQVYAVVLIKGGSIPKTSSGKIQRRATRAEFLAGELDVIGSSILENSYHLENEDNLTREELLAVESEERQQRLEAYLQRQVARVLGVASFELDFGNEPQRKQRTQRKNHRGNISVEQPLSRFGLDSLMVFELKNRIEVDLGVAVSIADLFEGVSITQLATQILDQLTQVVPSASIPLCRVEKTTDEYPLSFSQARLWFVNQLQPGTPAYNIPIAVRLTGRLDVPVLVRSIHEIIRRHEILRTSFAVVEGEPVQATSGESCVTLNLPEVDLRQLPDAERQAQAQQFAIAEAQTPFDLAQPPLFRAKLLHLTAEESMLLLTLHHIVADGWSVKVFVRELTALYEAFSTGKPSPLAELPIQYVDYVDWQQRWFSKERLETHLNYWKQQLWGVPVLELPTDRARSPIQTFRGAQQTLVLPKALTEAIKMLGQQEGVTLFMTLLAAFQTLLYRYSGQEDILVGSPIANRDRAELESLIGCFVNTLVLRTDLAGNPSFKELLVRVRKMAIDAYVHQDLPFEKLVELQSSRDLSYNPIFQVMFVLQNPAFSTVSLPELTLKTSEVESGTAKFDLFLSMIDTEQGLSGTLEYNTDLFNADTITRMLGHFQTLLEGIVADPEQCLSDLPLFSASERHTLLVEWNDTQVDYPQKCIHQLFEQQVEKTPDAIALIFDNVETGFIESLTYRELNNRANQLAHHLQQMGVQPDILVGICMERSLEMVVALLGILKAGGAYVPLDPTYPKERLAFMLADAQVSLLLTQQHLVHQLPRHQAIICLDTDWETITQKGTENPLSSATPENLAYVIYTSGSTGKPKGAMNTHLGLNNRLLWMQDTYQLTTTDRFLQKTPFGFDVSVWEFFLPLLTGASLVLAKPGGHQDSGYLVQLIAQQKITTLHFVPSMLQVFLEELSVVKCNSLKRVFCSGEALSFDLQKRFFIRLGAVELHNLYGPTEAAIDVTFWACQRNSQRRIVPIGRPIANTQIYLLDSHLQPVPIGVPGELHIGGFGLARGYLNRPELTQEKFIQNPFKDLTPQPPSLKGQGENCSPPLLGEGLGESRLYKTGDLARYLPDGNIEFLGRIDHQVKIRGFRIELEEIEAVLLQHPQVRETVVLAREDMPNDRHLVAYVVPNHDAELSINELRDRLKQSLPEYMVPSAFVFLDTLPLTPNGKVNRRALPAPENQRLELAVYQPPQSEIEKTIATVWQTILNLEKVGIHNNFFDIGGHSLLMLQVNHKLRTVFNREISVVTLFQNPTIYSLAQYLSQQQPSFEEMRDREAGRDSVQRARKQIEAINRQKELLSKQGRKTHG, encoded by the coding sequence ATGGTCGATTTTTGCCAAGATTTTCCAGAAAACCCGCCTAAGAAAATTGCCACTTTAGCAGACCTTCTGCGCTATCGAGCCGTAAACGAACCGGAAAAACTGGCGTTTACCTTCTTGCAGGATGGGGAAATATCAGCCGAGAACCTGACTTATCGAGAGTTGGATCGGCGCAGTAGAGCGATCGCATCCCAGCTGCAAGCGATGGGTTTAAGTGGCGAACGTGCCTTATTGCTTTATCCACCGGGTTTGGATTATCTAGCGGCATTTTTCGGTTGTTTGTATGCAGGCGCGATCGCCGTTCCCGCTTATCCGCCTCGCAACCAACGCAACACGCCGAGAATTCAAGCAATTTTGCAAGATGCACAGGCGAAAATCGCGCTCACCACAACGGCGATTTTTGCGAAAGTGCGATCGCTTCTGGCTCAAAAAACTGAGCCAAATGACATCCAGTGGCTAACTACGGACAACTTAGCCAACGGCATCGAAGAGAATTGGGAACCGCCAAGCATTCATCAAGACACATTAGCTTTTCTGCAATACACCTCCGGTTCTACAGGGACACCGAAAGGAGTCATGCTCAGTCATGGCAATCTACTGCACAATGCCGCCATGACTTACCGACTCATGGAACATGCGCCCAGTAGCAAATTTGTCTCCTGGCTGCCGATATATCATGACATGGGACTTATCGGCGGTGTCCTGCAACCCTTGTATGGCGGGTTCCCTTGCTACTTAATGTCACCCGCGTCTTTTCTGCTGAGTCCGTATCGCTGGCTGAAAGCGATTTCTGATTACCAAGGAACGACCAGCGGTGGCCCGAATTTTGCCTATGAACTGTGCGTTCAGAAAATTACACCTGAGCAAAAAGAAACCCTTGATTTAAGCAGATGGAGTGTCGCTTTTAACGGTGCAGAACCGATTCGCCAAGATACTTTAGAGCGGTTTGCAGATGCCTTTGCTTCCTGCGGCTTTTTAAAAACAGCTTTTTATCCCTGTTACGGGATGGCGGAGGCAACCCTAATCGTTTCTGGTGGTGTCAAGGCAGCGGTTGCGGTAACGAAAACCGTTCAAAAAACGGCATTAGAACGCAACCAAGTCATTGATGCTGATGATGACGACAATTCCCAGCCGCTCGTCGGTTGCGGGAACACCTTACCAGAACAGGAGATTGTTATTGCTAATCCTGAAACTTTAACCCGATGTGCGCCAGATGAAATTGGTGAAATTTGGGTTTCAGGCCCTAGTGTAGGTCACGGCTATTGGAATCGACCAGAGGAGACGGTGCAAACCTTCCGCGCCTACCTCGCAGATACGGACGAAAAGCCTTTTTTAAGAACAGGCGACTTGGGCTTTTTGCACAACGGGGAACTGTTCATCACAGGTCGAGCCAAAGATTTAATTATCATCCGGGGTCGCAACCTTTATCCGCAAGACATCGAACGAACGGCAGAATGCAGCCATCCAGGATTACGTTCAGGCAGTGGTGCAGCTTTTGCGGTAGAAGTCGGCAATGAAGAACGGCTTGTCGTAGTGCAAGAGGTAGAATTTCGCTCGAAACCGAATGTTGAGGAAGTCACCGCCGCCATTCGTCAGGCAGTTGCAGAAGAACATGAGATACAAGTTTATGCGGTAGTTCTGATTAAAGGTGGCAGTATTCCCAAGACTTCCAGCGGGAAGATTCAACGCCGCGCCACTCGTGCTGAGTTTCTGGCAGGCGAATTGGATGTTATTGGCAGCAGTATTTTAGAGAATTCCTATCATCTCGAAAATGAAGATAATCTCACTCGCGAAGAGTTACTGGCTGTTGAGTCGGAAGAACGTCAGCAGCGATTAGAGGCTTATCTGCAAAGGCAAGTGGCGCGGGTGCTGGGTGTTGCGTCGTTTGAATTAGATTTTGGGAACGAACCGCAGAGGAAGCAGAGGACGCAGAGGAAGAATCACAGAGGAAATATTAGTGTTGAGCAGCCTTTGAGCCGTTTTGGCCTCGACTCGTTGATGGTTTTCGAGTTGAAGAATCGGATCGAGGTTGATTTGGGGGTAGCTGTATCCATCGCGGATTTGTTTGAGGGAGTTAGCATTACGCAACTGGCAACGCAGATACTCGACCAACTGACTCAAGTGGTTCCGTCTGCATCGATACCTTTGTGCAGAGTTGAGAAAACTACTGACGAGTATCCACTTTCTTTTTCTCAAGCTAGATTGTGGTTTGTCAATCAATTGCAACCAGGAACTCCGGCTTACAACATTCCCATCGCAGTTCGCCTGACGGGACGGCTGGATGTGCCAGTGCTGGTTCGCAGTATTCACGAAATTATCCGGCGACACGAAATCTTGCGGACAAGCTTTGCCGTAGTGGAGGGCGAACCCGTGCAAGCGACTTCTGGGGAAAGCTGCGTCACCTTAAATTTACCAGAGGTGGATCTGCGGCAATTGCCCGATGCTGAGAGACAAGCGCAAGCGCAACAATTTGCGATCGCAGAGGCTCAAACGCCCTTCGACTTGGCACAACCCCCGTTATTCCGGGCAAAACTGCTGCATCTAACCGCAGAAGAGTCGATGTTGCTGCTCACGCTACACCACATTGTTGCCGATGGTTGGTCGGTTAAAGTTTTCGTCCGAGAATTGACAGCACTTTACGAAGCTTTCTCGACCGGAAAGCCTTCGCCACTGGCTGAACTTCCGATCCAATATGTTGATTATGTCGATTGGCAACAACGATGGTTCTCCAAGGAGAGGCTAGAAACTCATCTGAATTATTGGAAGCAGCAGTTATGGGGAGTTCCCGTATTGGAGTTGCCGACTGACCGGGCGCGATCGCCAATTCAGACTTTTCGGGGGGCGCAGCAAACGTTAGTGCTGCCCAAAGCATTGACTGAGGCAATCAAAATGCTAGGTCAGCAGGAGGGTGTCACCTTATTTATGACCTTGCTGGCGGCGTTTCAGACGTTGCTTTACCGTTATTCAGGACAGGAGGACATTTTAGTTGGTTCGCCGATTGCCAACCGCGATCGCGCTGAGCTGGAATCCTTAATTGGGTGCTTTGTCAATACTTTGGTGTTGCGTACCGATTTGGCGGGAAATCCCAGCTTTAAAGAATTATTGGTGCGTGTGCGAAAGATGGCAATTGATGCCTATGTTCACCAAGATTTGCCTTTCGAGAAGCTGGTGGAATTACAGTCGAGTCGGGATCTGAGCTATAACCCGATATTTCAGGTAATGTTCGTCCTCCAGAATCCCGCATTTTCGACGGTTTCGTTACCAGAGTTAACTTTAAAAACTTCGGAAGTTGAGAGTGGAACCGCAAAGTTCGATTTATTCCTATCAATGATAGATACGGAACAGGGATTGAGCGGGACGCTGGAATACAACACCGATTTGTTCAACGCGGACACCATCACCCGAATGTTAGGGCATTTCCAAACCTTACTGGAAGGAATTGTTGCCGATCCAGAGCAGTGTTTATCAGATTTGCCGCTGTTCAGTGCATCTGAGCGTCATACTTTGCTGGTGGAATGGAATGACACTCAAGTTGATTATCCCCAAAAGTGTATCCATCAACTATTTGAGCAGCAGGTAGAAAAAACACCGGATGCGATCGCATTAATCTTCGACAATGTAGAGACGGGATTCATTGAGTCTCTTACTTATCGCGAGTTAAACAACCGAGCGAACCAGTTAGCGCACCACCTGCAACAGATGGGCGTGCAGCCAGATATTTTGGTTGGCATCTGCATGGAGCGATCGCTGGAAATGGTAGTCGCTCTTTTAGGCATCTTAAAAGCGGGTGGTGCTTATGTACCTTTAGACCCTACGTATCCGAAAGAGCGCTTAGCGTTCATGTTGGCAGATGCCCAAGTGTCACTGCTTTTAACTCAACAACATTTGGTTCATCAATTACCGCGACATCAAGCGATTATCTGTTTAGATACCGACTGGGAAACGATTACCCAAAAGGGTACAGAAAACCCTCTTTCATCTGCTACACCAGAGAACTTGGCTTATGTAATTTACACCTCCGGTTCCACAGGAAAGCCCAAGGGAGCGATGAACACCCACCTGGGGTTAAACAATCGCTTGCTGTGGATGCAAGACACTTACCAATTAACAACAACCGACCGATTTTTGCAAAAGACTCCCTTCGGCTTTGATGTGTCAGTTTGGGAATTTTTCTTGCCTTTGTTAACGGGTGCTAGCCTCGTTTTAGCCAAACCAGGTGGTCATCAAGATAGCGGTTATTTAGTCCAACTGATTGCTCAGCAAAAAATCACGACACTGCACTTCGTTCCCTCCATGCTGCAAGTATTCTTAGAGGAGTTAAGTGTAGTAAAATGTAACAGTCTTAAGCGGGTATTTTGTAGCGGTGAAGCTCTATCGTTTGATTTGCAAAAGCGCTTTTTTATCCGTCTAGGTGCAGTAGAATTACATAACCTTTACGGGCCGACAGAAGCGGCAATTGATGTTACTTTTTGGGCCTGTCAGCGTAACAGCCAACGGCGAATTGTTCCCATCGGTCGTCCGATTGCCAATACACAGATATATCTCTTAGATTCGCATTTACAACCTGTTCCGATTGGCGTTCCGGGAGAGTTGCATATTGGCGGTTTTGGTTTGGCTAGAGGTTATCTGAATCGACCAGAGTTAACCCAAGAGAAGTTTATTCAGAATCCTTTTAAAGACCTAACCCCCCAGCCCCCTTCCCTAAAAGGGCAGGGGGAGAATTGCTCCCCTCCCCTGCTAGGGGAGGGGTTGGGGGAGAGCCGCCTTTACAAAACCGGAGATTTAGCTCGTTATTTACCCGATGGAAATATTGAGTTTCTGGGGAGAATTGACCACCAAGTAAAAATTCGGGGTTTCCGTATCGAATTGGAAGAAATTGAAGCGGTATTGTTACAACATCCCCAGGTGCGAGAAACGGTGGTGCTTGCCAGAGAAGATATGCCCAACGACCGCCACTTAGTCGCTTATGTAGTTCCGAATCACGATGCTGAACTTTCGATTAATGAATTGCGCGATCGCTTAAAACAAAGCCTTCCTGAATACATGGTGCCTTCGGCTTTCGTATTCCTAGACACTTTGCCGCTGACACCCAATGGAAAAGTTAATCGTCGCGCCTTACCTGCTCCGGAAAATCAGCGTTTAGAGTTAGCAGTTTATCAACCTCCCCAATCAGAGATTGAAAAAACAATTGCAACTGTTTGGCAAACAATACTGAACTTAGAGAAAGTCGGGATTCACAATAATTTCTTTGATATCGGGGGACATTCATTACTGATGCTTCAGGTGAATCACAAACTGCGGACAGTTTTTAACCGAGAGATATCAGTCGTTACTTTGTTTCAAAACCCAACCATTTATTCGCTGGCGCAATATTTAAGCCAACAACAGCCTTCTTTTGAAGAGATGCGCGATCGCGAAGCTGGACGCGATAGTGTCCAGCGCGCTCGAAAGCAAATAGAGGCTATCAATCGCCAAAAAGAATTATTGAGCAAGCAAGGTAGAAAGACTCATGGATAG
- a CDS encoding sucrase ferredoxin, producing MNGFFCAEESRQAGEQIIGCATNHKIYVLIECPPPWTPDPLDSKFLPANLKALKEEIDTEELSVRVVLIHRDQTKRDRNKRLIIFRANTGLSAGYTKQEFLISDINDVASLLKDCLTGNAPKHEAIDIQTRDILVCTHGSHDKCCAKYGNPFYKAALATVSDLSLDRVRVWQASHIGGHRFAPTAIDFPEGRYYGRLNQKSFAAILTRTGDIQCLNNVYRGWGILPWAAQILEKELILKYGWDWFNYQVAYQIIERSEDESFNQVEITFKTPNGVLSVYRADIIEDKHKTLHLKGECDSNELYEFKQYITKNLVSIS from the coding sequence ATGAATGGATTCTTTTGCGCCGAAGAGTCACGCCAAGCTGGAGAACAGATTATCGGGTGTGCAACGAATCACAAAATCTATGTACTGATTGAGTGTCCACCGCCTTGGACACCCGATCCACTTGATTCAAAATTCCTCCCGGCTAATTTAAAAGCCTTGAAGGAGGAAATTGATACAGAGGAGCTTTCTGTTCGGGTTGTATTGATTCATCGCGACCAAACTAAGCGCGATCGCAACAAGCGACTGATAATTTTCCGAGCAAACACCGGACTTTCGGCAGGTTACACCAAGCAAGAATTTCTGATTTCAGATATCAATGATGTAGCTTCTTTACTGAAAGACTGTTTAACAGGTAACGCTCCAAAACATGAAGCTATAGATATTCAAACCAGAGATATTTTAGTCTGTACCCACGGTAGCCATGATAAATGTTGCGCTAAGTATGGAAATCCTTTTTACAAAGCTGCCTTAGCCACTGTCTCTGACTTATCACTCGATCGTGTCCGCGTTTGGCAAGCTAGCCACATTGGCGGTCATCGCTTTGCCCCTACTGCAATTGATTTTCCAGAGGGAAGATATTATGGCAGGCTCAACCAAAAATCATTTGCTGCCATTCTGACCCGAACGGGTGACATTCAGTGCTTGAACAATGTCTATCGCGGTTGGGGCATTTTACCTTGGGCAGCTCAAATCTTAGAAAAAGAACTCATCCTCAAATATGGCTGGGATTGGTTTAACTATCAGGTTGCCTATCAGATAATTGAGCGAAGCGAAGATGAAAGTTTTAATCAAGTTGAAATAACTTTTAAAACTCCGAATGGAGTTCTGAGTGTCTATAGAGCCGACATTATTGAAGATAAACATAAAACTCTTCATTTAAAAGGAGAATGTGACAGCAATGAATTGTATGAATTCAAACAATATATTACGAAAAACCTGGTAAGTATTTCGTAG